In a genomic window of Planctomycetaceae bacterium:
- a CDS encoding peptidylprolyl isomerase: protein MLSFFNRRSRAQQQNIRVMTADLPLEKRLLLAGNALVNVSGGNVSISGDADNNAIELTTIGGNVVVRGLQGTTINGNAGSLIVAENTDTLNGRLVVRLGEGNDSFLLSRSVIVNGSAVIDAGNGNDDIGSTGSTIRGSLEVHGRQGDNQISFSDSTVDGRLWIKTKRGSDIVSLKNVTVNGRLKIKTGAGEDGVSLDNVTVSDKTSIHTKNGADDVLIQNSTFNAHVKIRTRQNDDNVVLEGNTFRSTIHINTGRNIDNVVARGTNTFDGAFSVNSGDGHTNGSVGDAVEIASTNVFNSSRSIRKAEGATAPPTVISTRIDDTTNGLVGLAAAADKAISDLLVTSVSDLTLDLSANTTVASTGDVLITRDENFVIAGTTTALSTVTLDTDGNGQFDNGTVTADENGNFSTTVTLTRRDLNTTDTVENDQMSGFQQINIQSLDEAGGLQTATVKVDFVKNTVVQFVSNIGTYEVEMFDDLTPNTVANFLGYTDRYDGVIIHRSVTDFVIQGGGFTVNNGVVDAVQTDAPITNEFNSSASNIRGTLSMAQLGGDINSGTSQWFVNTVNNDGSGVNNLDSVPHTVFGRVIGEGMSVVDSIAALSKADLSSVTGVSALNETPLQSTFTPLTRTITGTVSTTGGSTVVTGVGTRFTEELVSALGNTGGSRSRISIDGTIYNVASISSDTELTLSSSAITSSTNVNALTDDLVDDAFVRFSSIAEILNQV, encoded by the coding sequence ATGCTTTCGTTTTTCAACCGTCGCTCTCGTGCTCAGCAGCAGAATATTCGGGTCATGACGGCAGATCTGCCGCTCGAAAAACGATTGCTGCTTGCCGGGAATGCGCTGGTAAACGTCAGCGGTGGAAACGTCTCGATCAGCGGAGATGCGGACAATAACGCCATCGAACTCACCACGATCGGCGGCAACGTTGTCGTACGTGGACTGCAGGGAACGACCATCAACGGCAACGCTGGTTCGCTTATAGTCGCAGAGAACACGGACACGCTGAACGGCCGACTGGTTGTGCGACTCGGTGAAGGGAACGATTCATTTCTGCTGAGTCGCAGCGTCATCGTCAACGGCAGTGCTGTGATTGATGCCGGTAATGGAAATGATGATATTGGATCAACCGGTAGCACGATTCGGGGTTCTCTGGAAGTGCATGGTCGGCAGGGCGACAACCAGATTAGTTTCAGCGACTCAACTGTTGACGGGCGTCTATGGATCAAGACAAAACGTGGTTCTGATATCGTGAGTCTGAAGAATGTGACTGTGAATGGCCGGCTGAAAATCAAGACTGGCGCGGGGGAGGATGGCGTATCGCTCGATAACGTGACAGTGTCCGATAAGACATCGATTCACACAAAGAACGGTGCGGATGACGTACTGATACAGAATTCAACTTTCAACGCTCACGTCAAGATTCGGACTCGACAGAATGACGACAACGTCGTTCTGGAGGGCAACACTTTCCGTTCGACAATACATATCAATACGGGCCGGAACATTGACAATGTTGTGGCTCGCGGGACGAATACGTTTGACGGAGCCTTCTCTGTTAACAGTGGGGACGGTCACACAAATGGTTCAGTGGGAGATGCCGTTGAGATTGCATCGACCAACGTGTTCAATTCCAGTCGCAGTATCAGAAAGGCCGAGGGAGCCACGGCGCCTCCCACTGTCATCAGTACTCGGATCGACGATACAACAAACGGACTAGTTGGGCTGGCTGCTGCTGCCGACAAAGCGATCTCGGATTTGCTGGTGACGTCTGTGTCGGATTTGACACTGGATCTGTCTGCCAACACGACGGTGGCATCCACTGGTGACGTACTGATAACCCGCGATGAGAATTTTGTGATCGCTGGCACCACCACAGCATTGTCGACGGTGACACTGGATACAGACGGCAATGGGCAATTCGACAACGGAACGGTGACCGCCGACGAAAATGGCAATTTTTCCACAACCGTCACCCTGACTCGGCGAGATCTGAACACCACAGATACTGTCGAGAATGACCAGATGAGTGGATTTCAGCAGATCAATATCCAGTCGCTGGATGAAGCCGGCGGGCTGCAGACGGCCACGGTCAAAGTCGACTTCGTCAAGAACACTGTCGTTCAGTTTGTATCAAACATCGGAACGTATGAAGTGGAAATGTTTGACGACCTGACACCAAATACAGTCGCAAACTTTCTGGGGTACACTGACAGATACGACGGAGTGATCATTCATCGATCGGTCACGGATTTTGTGATTCAGGGCGGTGGATTCACTGTCAACAACGGTGTCGTTGACGCCGTACAGACGGATGCCCCGATCACGAACGAGTTCAATTCTTCCGCTTCAAATATTCGCGGAACTCTTTCGATGGCACAGCTGGGTGGGGACATCAACAGCGGGACCAGCCAATGGTTTGTCAATACCGTCAACAATGATGGTTCAGGCGTCAATAATCTCGACTCTGTGCCGCATACGGTCTTTGGGCGAGTCATTGGTGAAGGGATGTCGGTCGTCGACAGTATTGCAGCATTGTCGAAGGCAGACCTGTCCAGTGTGACCGGTGTTTCTGCGCTCAATGAAACGCCACTTCAGTCAACCTTCACTCCACTCACACGTACGATCACGGGGACGGTTTCAACAACTGGCGGCAGTACTGTTGTGACGGGTGTTGGAACCCGGTTTACTGAGGAACTGGTGTCGGCACTTGGGAACACGGGAGGTTCTCGTTCTCGCATCTCGATCGATGGAACTATCTACAACGTCGCCTCCATTTCAAGCGACACCGAACTCACCCTGTCCAGCTCGGCGATTACATCATCGACCAACGTTAATGCTTTGACCGATGACCTTGTCGACGACGCATTCGTTCGGTTCTCTTCCATTGCTGAAATTCTGAATCAGGTTTAG
- a CDS encoding methyl-accepting chemotaxis protein has product MLFTRKQPDVSSSDPQEELLELLRQEHSHLREGLSNIQTNLAESVSFNSTNIEICQQIEANCEQLADEADGICQETDNFSDAVSSMCRLVEHTDHQLAGIRKFVTMIETVAKQTNLLALNATIEAARAGEAGKGFAVVAGEVKSLSNQTQDAVASIGRSIEQILENSRCVAERMRNLDERSGQIRQTVSAFSERIHHTNDQNVKATQRVTAANDRIFMSLAKLDHIIWKVNTYLSVLNRRPEFTFVDYHNCRLGKWYYDGDGRTSFSTMPSFRGLEVPHSQVHEATRRIFNLMENDVKDFGPLEASLEAMEAASNGVFDCLDRMLSEKTMSE; this is encoded by the coding sequence ATGCTTTTCACCCGGAAACAACCAGACGTCTCATCTTCTGATCCGCAGGAAGAACTGCTTGAATTACTTCGACAGGAGCATTCGCATCTGCGCGAAGGTCTCTCCAATATTCAGACGAATCTCGCAGAGTCGGTTTCATTCAATTCGACGAATATCGAGATCTGCCAGCAGATTGAAGCAAACTGCGAACAACTGGCGGACGAGGCCGACGGTATTTGCCAGGAAACAGATAACTTCAGCGACGCCGTATCAAGCATGTGTCGTCTGGTTGAACACACAGATCACCAGCTGGCTGGAATTCGCAAGTTTGTCACGATGATTGAGACCGTTGCGAAACAAACAAATCTGCTGGCACTGAACGCTACGATCGAAGCTGCAAGAGCAGGAGAGGCCGGGAAAGGATTTGCCGTTGTTGCCGGTGAGGTGAAATCACTTTCCAATCAGACACAGGATGCTGTGGCAAGCATTGGGCGTTCGATTGAACAGATTCTGGAGAATTCCAGGTGTGTGGCCGAGCGGATGCGCAATCTGGATGAACGGAGTGGTCAAATCAGGCAAACCGTCTCCGCCTTCAGCGAAAGAATTCATCACACGAACGATCAGAATGTTAAGGCGACGCAGAGGGTGACGGCCGCGAATGATCGCATCTTCATGAGCCTTGCGAAGCTGGATCACATCATCTGGAAGGTCAATACCTATCTGAGTGTTCTGAACAGGCGCCCCGAGTTCACATTCGTGGACTACCACAATTGCCGACTTGGAAAGTGGTATTACGATGGGGATGGTCGCACATCGTTTTCGACGATGCCTTCATTTCGTGGTCTCGAAGTGCCGCATTCACAGGTGCACGAAGCCACACGCCGTATTTTCAATTTGATGGAAAACGATGTGAAGGATTTCGGTCCACTGGAAGCGTCGCTGGAGGCGATGGAAGCAGCCAGCAACGGCGTTTTCGACTGTCTGGACCGCATGCTTTCGGAAAAAACAATGTCTGAATGA
- the aroE gene encoding shikimate dehydrogenase, with protein MRRREDRGRWFGTEEQRLAILREAIIAGAEYVDLEDDVAAEIPRFGSTKRIVSHHNFDETPMELFDIHKRMAKCDPDVIKIVTMANSPSDNVRMLELVQSATIPTVGFCMGEFGTISRILCGRFGSPFTYAAFSREREMAPGQLTFAETRNLYRFNKITKDTQIFGVIGDPIAHSKSPLIHNAAFRKLRLDAVYLPLRVPADQLLMTLEEYRRLGLCGYSVTIPHKEAVLEFCDSLDEQTDEIGAANTLYLEGDEWVATNTDADAALQAIRMGLQRSPAKTTDLAGRRVMILGAGGVARAIAHVLVREGAAVTITNRSRERGKQLSVELQCQFVSWENRGVEACEILVNCTSVGMYPKMNETPYQANWLHESMLVFDTVYTPEKTLLLKQSMERGCTIVSGIEMFIRQAAMQFELFSDETAPTEFMGETLRRIMSAARVASSVVSSSESETDDEDDEETSDQDDT; from the coding sequence ATTCGACGGCGTGAAGATCGCGGACGCTGGTTTGGTACAGAAGAACAAAGACTGGCGATTCTTCGGGAAGCCATTATCGCAGGAGCTGAGTACGTCGACCTGGAAGACGACGTTGCCGCTGAGATTCCTCGATTCGGATCCACGAAACGTATCGTGAGTCATCACAACTTCGACGAAACACCGATGGAGTTGTTTGATATTCACAAACGCATGGCGAAGTGCGATCCGGACGTGATCAAAATTGTCACGATGGCGAATTCGCCTTCCGACAACGTTCGTATGCTGGAACTTGTTCAGTCTGCGACGATCCCGACAGTGGGATTTTGTATGGGTGAATTTGGCACCATCAGCCGTATTCTGTGCGGGCGTTTTGGTTCTCCGTTCACCTATGCTGCATTTAGTCGCGAACGTGAAATGGCGCCAGGGCAACTGACCTTCGCAGAAACACGCAATCTTTATCGCTTCAATAAAATCACCAAAGATACTCAGATCTTCGGCGTCATTGGTGACCCTATCGCCCACAGCAAGAGCCCGTTGATCCATAATGCGGCTTTCAGAAAGCTGCGTCTGGATGCCGTCTACCTGCCGTTGCGCGTTCCTGCAGATCAGTTGCTGATGACACTGGAAGAGTATCGTCGCCTCGGATTATGTGGTTACAGTGTCACTATTCCGCACAAGGAAGCAGTGCTGGAGTTCTGCGACAGTCTGGATGAACAGACCGACGAAATTGGCGCGGCGAATACTTTGTATCTGGAAGGTGACGAATGGGTTGCCACGAATACAGATGCCGATGCAGCCCTGCAGGCGATCAGGATGGGCTTGCAGCGGTCTCCCGCCAAAACCACGGATCTGGCCGGGCGCAGGGTGATGATCCTTGGAGCAGGCGGCGTTGCTCGCGCGATTGCTCACGTGCTGGTGCGCGAAGGCGCTGCTGTGACGATTACAAACCGTTCGAGAGAGCGAGGAAAGCAGCTGTCGGTTGAGCTTCAGTGCCAGTTTGTGTCCTGGGAAAATCGTGGTGTTGAAGCGTGCGAGATCCTGGTGAATTGCACATCGGTCGGCATGTACCCAAAGATGAATGAAACACCGTACCAGGCAAACTGGCTTCATGAATCGATGCTGGTTTTTGACACCGTTTACACTCCTGAAAAGACCCTGCTTCTGAAGCAATCCATGGAACGTGGCTGCACGATCGTCAGCGGTATTGAGATGTTCATTCGGCAGGCTGCCATGCAGTTTGAGTTATTCTCGGATGAGACGGCTCCTACGGAGTTCATGGGAGAAACTCTGCGTCGAATCATGTCTGCAGCACGCGTGGCCTCTTCCGTGGTATCGAGTTCAGAATCAGAAACGGATGATGAGGACGATGAGGAAACGTCGGATCAGGATGACACATGA
- a CDS encoding prepilin peptidase yields the protein MNLFDLPRPFVYGCIFVLGCCFGSFLNVCIHRFPSRYKLWDQLKALNSSRSGCPKCGAAIQWRDNIPLLGWLMLAGKCRNCRRPISFRYPFVELLTGLLFVLMYWIEMPPDRYVSIQQAGLYTVLGPQNITDHLSPDVWLHLRYSLHMMMICCLIVATFIDFELRIIPEACTDPWIVVAILASTAVGQCFIVPLWFQDLSVANILREELPSVLKPLMFYWDAVEFAQRHPHLHGFLTSLAGFCMGYGVVWFVRTAGSRVLRQEAMGEGDVWLMAMIGSVIGWQPVLIAFFIAPLLAIASALITWLVRGDRYSPYGPWLSMATVLVLVGWPTVWPAAKRIFDMGPALVPIAVFMMSALVVSLQLTQLIKRILGFPLYYDEEEPTPEWSSADHLTYYNAERPDEQTGQWQVSQWPGCRAGRGLSQSYRWRHDSR from the coding sequence GTGAATTTGTTCGATCTGCCTCGCCCGTTTGTCTACGGATGTATTTTTGTTCTGGGTTGCTGCTTCGGTAGCTTTCTGAACGTCTGTATTCACCGGTTTCCTTCCAGGTACAAGCTCTGGGACCAGCTAAAGGCGCTGAACAGTTCTCGTTCCGGCTGTCCGAAATGCGGGGCTGCAATTCAATGGCGCGACAATATTCCACTGCTCGGCTGGCTGATGCTTGCGGGAAAGTGCCGCAATTGTCGTCGCCCGATTTCGTTTCGCTATCCCTTTGTGGAATTGCTGACCGGGTTATTGTTCGTGTTGATGTACTGGATTGAAATGCCACCCGATCGATATGTTTCGATCCAGCAGGCCGGCCTCTACACGGTACTGGGACCGCAGAACATCACGGATCATCTTTCTCCGGACGTCTGGCTGCATCTGCGCTACTCGCTGCACATGATGATGATTTGCTGTCTGATTGTGGCCACCTTCATCGACTTCGAACTCAGAATCATCCCGGAAGCGTGTACAGATCCCTGGATTGTCGTGGCCATCCTTGCATCGACGGCTGTGGGTCAGTGCTTTATTGTTCCGTTGTGGTTTCAGGACCTGAGCGTAGCCAATATTCTGCGGGAAGAACTTCCATCCGTCTTAAAACCATTGATGTTTTACTGGGACGCCGTGGAGTTCGCGCAACGCCATCCGCACCTTCATGGTTTTTTGACCAGCCTGGCGGGATTCTGCATGGGTTATGGCGTTGTCTGGTTTGTCCGGACCGCTGGTAGTCGGGTCCTTCGCCAGGAAGCGATGGGTGAAGGCGATGTGTGGTTGATGGCAATGATCGGCAGTGTGATTGGCTGGCAACCCGTGCTGATCGCGTTTTTCATCGCACCGTTGCTGGCGATTGCTTCAGCATTGATAACATGGCTGGTGCGTGGCGATCGCTATTCGCCGTATGGTCCATGGTTAAGTATGGCAACTGTGCTGGTGCTTGTTGGCTGGCCCACGGTCTGGCCGGCTGCAAAACGCATCTTCGATATGGGCCCTGCTTTGGTCCCCATTGCTGTCTTTATGATGTCGGCACTGGTCGTCAGTCTGCAGTTGACTCAGCTGATCAAACGGATTCTTGGTTTTCCCTTGTATTATGACGAAGAGGAACCCACGCCTGAGTGGTCTTCTGCAGATCATCTGACCTACTACAACGCGGAACGACCGGACGAACAGACCGGACAATGGCAAGTGTCGCAATGGCCCGGCTGTCGAGCGGGACGTGGTTTATCGCAATCTTACAGATGGCGTCACGACAGCCGATGA
- a CDS encoding retroviral-like aspartic protease family protein — translation MSKISNNPPEFATIAGDAGMPIIDCFHVRLTAIFVSLFMFFCCGSVSAQGDPETVLQQRGLRKSSAGWILEEESELTKLMSQSSRLKRQVSDAGRVLTQAERQALAKKTALTQMNVQHVQLNAQLANARTVAENNRIVGLLNALGGQINLASQDQTAENNLKAARSKAGEVRELYAQHIIDMRTRFDVVKDRYTVLAADNVVRQAINDFNQSSDKKLELGPSRSLASFERSLVKLEETVLSEDIQGQQGQGSLLYVAAVINGKEPIDIAVDTGASVVVLSWELAEKLDLKPGPDAQRVSFVVADGRQIEGRMVSAKTVRVGRFTVEDVECAVFGPENTNVVPLLGQSFLEHFIYRIDSGKGIISMTRVEDESASKSKSRGREED, via the coding sequence GTGTCGAAAATCAGTAATAATCCGCCGGAGTTCGCCACCATCGCAGGAGACGCTGGAATGCCCATTATCGATTGTTTTCATGTTCGCCTGACGGCAATCTTCGTTTCGCTTTTCATGTTTTTCTGCTGTGGCTCCGTTTCAGCGCAAGGCGATCCCGAAACCGTCCTTCAGCAACGCGGATTGCGCAAGAGCAGTGCGGGCTGGATTCTGGAGGAAGAGTCTGAGCTGACAAAGCTGATGTCTCAGTCATCCAGACTCAAACGCCAGGTATCTGATGCCGGGCGTGTCCTGACTCAGGCCGAACGACAGGCACTGGCAAAGAAAACGGCTTTGACCCAAATGAATGTCCAGCATGTCCAGCTGAACGCACAGCTGGCCAACGCGCGGACCGTCGCAGAGAATAATCGCATAGTTGGCTTGCTGAACGCGCTCGGTGGACAAATCAATCTGGCGTCTCAGGACCAGACCGCTGAGAACAATCTGAAAGCCGCCAGGTCGAAAGCCGGAGAAGTTCGAGAATTATATGCGCAGCACATCATTGATATGCGAACCAGGTTTGATGTCGTAAAGGATCGATACACCGTGCTGGCTGCTGATAACGTTGTTCGGCAGGCGATTAATGATTTCAATCAGTCGAGTGACAAAAAACTGGAACTCGGTCCGTCCAGAAGTCTCGCAAGTTTTGAGCGTTCGCTGGTGAAGCTCGAAGAGACGGTTTTATCAGAAGACATTCAGGGACAGCAGGGGCAGGGGAGTCTGCTTTACGTGGCAGCGGTCATTAACGGGAAGGAGCCAATTGACATTGCCGTTGATACCGGAGCAAGTGTTGTTGTGTTGTCATGGGAGCTTGCAGAAAAGCTGGACCTGAAACCCGGCCCAGATGCACAACGCGTTTCGTTTGTGGTTGCGGACGGTCGGCAGATTGAAGGTCGAATGGTCAGTGCAAAAACTGTTCGCGTTGGCAGGTTCACGGTTGAAGATGTCGAGTGTGCTGTGTTTGGCCCGGAAAATACGAACGTCGTGCCGTTGCTCGGCCAGAGTTTTCTGGAGCACTTCATCTACAGGATTGATTCGGGTAAGGGTATCATTTCCATGACTCGTGTCGAAGATGAATCCGCGTCGAAGAGCAAGAGTCGAGGTCGAGAGGAAGACTAG
- a CDS encoding macro domain-containing protein: protein MKTIRGDLLKLAVEGTFDVILHGCNCQCAMGAGIAKAVKAVFPEAYEADCQTEKGAEEKLGSISYARTERNAREIIIVNGYIQLHWRGSGTKVNYQALRSVLATVRKNFGGKRIGYPKIGAGLAGGDWNRIAAIIEEELDGEDHTLVEFAR from the coding sequence ATGAAAACGATACGGGGAGACCTGTTAAAATTGGCGGTCGAAGGAACCTTTGACGTCATTCTGCACGGGTGCAATTGTCAATGTGCAATGGGAGCCGGGATCGCAAAGGCAGTGAAAGCCGTTTTTCCGGAAGCCTACGAAGCCGATTGTCAAACCGAGAAAGGGGCCGAAGAAAAGCTTGGCTCCATTTCGTATGCCAGAACCGAACGGAACGCCCGCGAAATCATTATTGTCAACGGCTACATCCAGCTGCATTGGCGAGGAAGCGGCACAAAGGTAAATTACCAGGCCCTCAGATCAGTCTTGGCCACCGTGCGAAAAAACTTTGGCGGCAAACGAATCGGGTATCCCAAAATCGGAGCCGGCCTTGCGGGTGGTGACTGGAACCGCATCGCGGCAATTATTGAGGAAGAACTCGATGGTGAAGACCACACCCTGGTGGAGTTTGCACGCTGA
- a CDS encoding shikimate kinase, with protein MIITLIGYRGCGKSSVAPLLADALQCEWVDSDAVIEERAGCSIRQIFESEGETGFRLRETETLQALTAADRASTSGCFVIAAGGGAILAERNRELMKNAGPVVWLDAPDATLAARIAGDINTASRRPSLTGQSVTDEVTAVMSVRRPIYLQTATITVDADANSPDEVCRLILSKLNRGNGAQEVRS; from the coding sequence ATGATTATCACCCTGATTGGATATCGAGGCTGTGGCAAATCGAGTGTCGCCCCATTGCTGGCTGATGCGCTGCAATGCGAATGGGTCGATAGCGACGCTGTCATCGAAGAACGTGCGGGCTGTTCCATCCGGCAGATCTTTGAATCGGAGGGTGAAACGGGATTTCGCCTGCGCGAAACAGAGACACTGCAGGCTTTGACAGCGGCCGATCGTGCATCAACCAGTGGCTGCTTTGTCATTGCGGCAGGAGGCGGCGCGATTCTGGCAGAACGAAATCGTGAGTTGATGAAGAATGCCGGACCGGTAGTCTGGCTGGACGCGCCGGATGCCACACTCGCTGCGCGAATTGCCGGTGACATCAATACCGCCAGTCGTCGCCCGAGTCTCACCGGACAATCGGTGACAGACGAAGTGACTGCGGTCATGTCGGTTCGACGTCCGATTTATCTGCAGACAGCAACCATCACTGTGGATGCAGATGCGAATTCACCCGATGAAGTTTGTCGCCTGATTCTGTCAAAGCTGAATCGCGGCAACGGGGCGCAGGAGGTACGGTCGTGA
- a CDS encoding Gfo/Idh/MocA family oxidoreductase: MMRLGMIGLDTSHVPAFARLLTASDRPSPLDRVQLVAAVAGGSPGFPMSRDRVEGYTAEVAAMGVTIVPNLRDLLECCDGIMIQSVDGRQHLEQAAPVFGAGKPVFIDKPLAASLTDVLAIAELGKSTGVPWFTASSMRYSPGYPELRQDLSIGQIVGCDTFGPSRMMPGHPDLFWYGVHGVDLLYSFLGTGCQQVWAVQTPFTELVMGRWQDGRIGTFRGIREETGCSGWGAAVFGTTGNRHVTNSYDYSALVNQIVHFFLSGRSPVSDAEMVEVFAFLSAAEASRNCDGKPVNLSQVIDGARQGG, from the coding sequence ATGATGCGATTGGGAATGATAGGGCTGGATACTTCGCATGTTCCCGCCTTCGCGCGACTGTTAACGGCTTCCGATCGTCCGTCTCCATTGGATCGTGTTCAGCTGGTTGCGGCAGTTGCCGGCGGCAGCCCCGGTTTTCCAATGAGCCGGGATCGTGTGGAGGGCTACACGGCGGAAGTCGCCGCAATGGGAGTCACCATCGTTCCGAACCTGCGCGACCTGCTGGAATGCTGTGATGGCATCATGATTCAAAGCGTCGATGGGCGGCAGCATCTTGAGCAGGCCGCACCCGTGTTCGGTGCCGGAAAACCTGTTTTTATCGACAAGCCTCTGGCTGCCTCACTGACAGACGTCCTGGCGATTGCTGAACTCGGAAAGTCGACAGGCGTGCCGTGGTTTACGGCCTCATCCATGCGGTACTCCCCGGGGTACCCGGAATTGAGGCAGGATTTGTCAATTGGCCAGATTGTTGGCTGCGATACATTCGGACCATCCAGAATGATGCCCGGGCACCCGGATCTTTTCTGGTACGGAGTTCATGGAGTGGATTTGTTGTATTCATTTCTTGGTACGGGCTGTCAGCAGGTTTGGGCGGTGCAGACTCCATTTACTGAATTGGTTATGGGTCGGTGGCAGGATGGTAGAATCGGTACGTTCCGCGGAATTCGTGAGGAAACAGGCTGTTCCGGGTGGGGGGCCGCGGTGTTTGGAACAACCGGTAATCGCCATGTGACAAATTCGTACGATTATTCCGCACTGGTGAATCAGATTGTTCATTTCTTCCTGTCTGGCCGATCTCCCGTTTCAGACGCCGAAATGGTTGAGGTCTTTGCTTTTCTTAGTGCTGCAGAAGCAAGTCGAAACTGCGACGGCAAGCCGGTAAATCTTTCGCAGGTGATTGACGGTGCCAGGCAAGGGGGCTAA